From a single Bremerella alba genomic region:
- a CDS encoding SCO family protein, with translation MKPTTGIFISAVLLILLGLTMFWAAFNRGPSGGSIPVDGHAATGPVVDLNREIAPFELMSAQEETFDTASLDGNVWIASFFFTACPSICKMQNQQIAILQEEFADEGVKFISITCDPDNDTPAVLRQYAESFQAKPDVWTFLTGDMQQLKEITENSFQVAFETQTHSDRLMVIDKEGKLRGAFQATDDIDFRRTKKLLKELVAEPYQPQEKEVAAKDEPRQQTMESFQLTDSLDLPFDSKSLEGDLWLGSFFYTSCPGSCIMQNMEKAKLRNEFKDRGLKLVSITCDPDNDTPAALAGYAERFQADPDRWYFCTGEFDYIQKIGSEFFDIKVEPQYHSDRVFLVGRDGKVIDSFRTSLPDQMEALQKTLDEMLPPGEDEA, from the coding sequence ATGAAACCGACCACCGGAATCTTTATTTCAGCTGTCCTGTTGATCCTGCTAGGACTGACCATGTTCTGGGCTGCTTTCAACCGCGGCCCCAGCGGGGGCAGCATTCCGGTTGATGGTCACGCGGCGACAGGACCTGTGGTCGACCTGAATCGCGAGATCGCCCCCTTCGAGCTGATGTCGGCCCAGGAAGAAACGTTCGATACGGCATCGCTCGATGGAAACGTCTGGATCGCCAGCTTCTTCTTCACGGCATGCCCTTCGATCTGCAAAATGCAGAATCAGCAGATCGCGATCCTGCAGGAAGAATTCGCCGACGAAGGGGTCAAGTTCATCAGCATCACGTGCGATCCCGATAACGACACGCCAGCCGTCTTGCGGCAATACGCCGAGTCCTTCCAGGCCAAGCCTGACGTGTGGACTTTTCTGACCGGCGATATGCAACAGTTGAAGGAGATCACCGAAAACTCTTTTCAGGTGGCGTTTGAAACGCAAACCCACAGTGATCGCCTGATGGTCATCGACAAAGAGGGCAAGCTGCGCGGAGCATTTCAGGCGACCGACGACATCGACTTCCGCCGCACGAAAAAGCTGCTGAAAGAACTGGTTGCCGAGCCGTACCAGCCGCAAGAGAAAGAAGTCGCGGCGAAAGACGAGCCTCGCCAGCAGACGATGGAAAGCTTTCAGCTGACCGACAGTCTAGATCTGCCGTTTGATAGCAAGTCTTTGGAAGGCGATCTCTGGCTGGGCAGCTTCTTTTATACGTCGTGCCCCGGCAGCTGTATCATGCAGAACATGGAGAAGGCCAAGCTGCGGAACGAGTTCAAGGATCGCGGTTTGAAACTTGTCAGCATTACGTGCGATCCCGATAACGACACGCCGGCAGCGCTAGCCGGCTATGCCGAACGTTTTCAGGCCGACCCCGATCGCTGGTACTTCTGCACCGGCGAGTTCGATTATATCCAGAAGATCGGCAGCGAGTTCTTCGACATCAAAGTTGAACCGCAGTATCACAGCGACCGGGTTTTTCTGGTGGGGCGCGACGGCAAGGTGATCGACTCGTTTCGCACGAGTTTGCCCGATCAGATGGAAGCGTTGCAAAAGACTCTCGATGAAATGCTGCCGCCTGGCGAAGACGAAGCATAG
- a CDS encoding outer membrane protein assembly factor BamB family protein: protein MRSRPTLTSRSAGLVWVLSLLLLSASQSLGQAQDVFVRAEFSLTVELPETKNDTKNLLAQVDQQLQQEKWQDAIDTLERLISGHGSELIAQGNDQVDLGSQYVYYVELKTYLRRRISEYARQMPEFLEVYRSRIDSLAKQDLDAAMVTRDPAQLAAAIDNYFLSSHADQALLHLGDLLLEQGRFNEARTAWERISPRYRTPKDPQGVLLAMAGQPIWVAVDGVDWGQHRDYIEGLLNENQTSSSLATIPASDVDPAAVWARLCLASWLEGSSDRAAVELELLRQLHPAAQGYLAGREVNYAQRLTKLVASSPGEHALQQANSWPTFAGSYARTAQADLPERAKTYQPNWSVSLETQALSRPAGRNGLSEDDELQDIPLIAESSEALLSTFPAVIDGNVIVADEERVRAFHLESGLSAFPSAGNEVFERDELDFGAFHSSGRRIDFDFSMRGRRRRSPLSAMSFKLLSALGATRFTLASDDTKLVARIGTTAIGVPYVNSQFQDPADMVVFDMRKEGKLEARIPPVTELSGPWSFEGTAIIQGDRLYCGMIKSGVRDESAVACFDWTTSQMLWRRTVCLTQPYGSGLVADGEYGFRSHNLLTLKDGVLYYNTNHGVIAALEADRGEMLWLTRYPRRGLIPDKLEQAHSLVQRNVNPCIVTRGLVITMPLDCERLFALDAATGQLVWQTVPGGIDPLHLLGATKDDVLVGGEQLFWVHLHSGKIRAEFPNVDQMFRDRGYGRGALVGDQIYWPTREKIFRLNSKLDASGAVKEAALPVDLLRYGEEGGNVVVAQGQMIVASPSRLTVYSPSPVLEPQDAASTKDTDQ from the coding sequence ATGAGATCTAGGCCAACGCTGACATCGCGATCTGCAGGACTTGTTTGGGTCCTTTCCCTCTTGCTCCTAAGCGCATCGCAAAGCTTGGGTCAGGCTCAAGATGTGTTCGTTCGGGCCGAGTTCTCGCTCACTGTCGAGCTTCCCGAAACCAAAAACGATACCAAGAACCTGCTGGCCCAGGTCGATCAGCAACTGCAGCAGGAAAAGTGGCAGGACGCGATCGACACGCTCGAGCGGCTTATCAGCGGGCATGGCAGCGAGTTGATTGCCCAGGGAAACGACCAGGTCGACTTGGGAAGCCAGTATGTCTATTACGTCGAACTGAAGACGTATCTGCGTCGCCGCATCTCTGAGTATGCACGGCAGATGCCCGAGTTCCTGGAGGTCTACCGTTCACGGATCGATTCCTTGGCCAAGCAAGACCTGGACGCCGCGATGGTCACGCGCGACCCGGCCCAGCTTGCCGCCGCGATCGACAACTACTTTCTGAGCAGTCATGCCGACCAGGCTTTGCTGCACTTGGGTGATCTGCTTCTCGAACAAGGTCGCTTTAATGAAGCACGCACTGCCTGGGAACGCATCTCGCCGCGTTATCGAACGCCGAAGGACCCACAAGGTGTATTACTCGCCATGGCAGGTCAGCCCATTTGGGTTGCCGTAGATGGTGTCGATTGGGGACAGCATCGCGACTATATCGAAGGTCTGTTAAACGAGAACCAAACCTCGAGTTCGCTGGCCACTATTCCCGCGAGCGACGTTGACCCGGCGGCCGTCTGGGCTCGGCTTTGTCTGGCGTCGTGGTTGGAAGGAAGCAGCGATCGCGCTGCGGTCGAACTGGAACTGCTGCGGCAATTGCATCCGGCTGCCCAAGGGTATTTGGCAGGGCGTGAAGTGAACTATGCTCAGCGGCTTACCAAGCTTGTCGCGTCGTCCCCGGGCGAGCATGCTTTACAGCAAGCAAACAGCTGGCCAACATTCGCAGGCTCGTACGCACGAACGGCCCAAGCCGACCTGCCAGAGCGGGCCAAAACTTACCAACCCAATTGGAGCGTTTCTCTCGAGACGCAAGCGTTATCGCGTCCTGCGGGGCGAAACGGCTTAAGCGAGGATGACGAACTGCAAGATATCCCCCTGATTGCTGAATCTTCCGAGGCTCTGCTCAGTACGTTTCCCGCGGTGATCGATGGCAACGTCATCGTGGCGGATGAAGAGCGAGTTCGGGCATTCCACCTTGAAAGCGGCCTATCTGCGTTTCCCTCCGCAGGAAACGAGGTGTTCGAACGCGATGAACTCGACTTCGGAGCATTCCATTCCAGCGGTCGACGGATCGACTTCGATTTTAGCATGCGTGGACGTCGACGCCGTTCACCCCTATCGGCCATGTCATTCAAGCTCTTGTCTGCTCTCGGCGCCACGCGATTTACACTCGCATCCGACGACACCAAACTGGTCGCACGGATTGGGACGACGGCCATTGGGGTTCCGTATGTGAATTCTCAGTTTCAAGATCCAGCCGATATGGTCGTGTTCGACATGCGTAAGGAAGGCAAGCTCGAAGCCCGGATTCCACCGGTGACCGAGCTTTCTGGGCCGTGGTCGTTCGAGGGCACGGCAATCATCCAAGGAGACCGTCTCTACTGCGGAATGATCAAGTCAGGCGTTCGCGACGAATCGGCTGTGGCTTGCTTTGACTGGACGACCTCGCAAATGTTGTGGCGTCGGACCGTTTGTCTGACGCAGCCGTACGGCAGTGGTTTGGTCGCCGACGGAGAGTATGGTTTTCGCTCGCACAACTTGCTGACCCTTAAAGATGGCGTCCTGTACTACAACACCAATCACGGCGTGATCGCCGCCCTCGAAGCAGATCGCGGAGAAATGTTGTGGCTGACGCGGTACCCTCGCCGAGGGCTCATTCCTGATAAGCTCGAGCAGGCGCACTCGTTGGTGCAGCGAAACGTGAACCCTTGCATCGTCACCCGAGGGCTTGTGATTACGATGCCGCTCGACTGCGAGCGCCTTTTTGCGCTGGATGCGGCCACGGGGCAGTTGGTCTGGCAAACGGTTCCCGGCGGTATCGATCCATTGCATTTATTAGGCGCAACCAAAGACGACGTCCTGGTCGGCGGAGAACAGCTTTTCTGGGTGCACCTGCACTCGGGCAAGATCCGTGCCGAGTTTCCTAATGTTGACCAGATGTTTCGCGATCGAGGTTATGGCCGCGGTGCACTAGTGGGCGATCAAATTTACTGGCCGACGCGTGAAAAAATCTTCCGCCTGAATAGCAAACTCGATGCGAGCGGTGCCGTGAAAGAGGCGGCTCTTCCGGTAGACTTGCTGCGATACGGAGAAGAAGGAGGAAACGTTGTCGTCGCTCAAGGGCAGATGATCGTGGCCTCTCCCAGCCGATTGACCGTTTACTCGCCGTCACCGGTGCTTGAACCGCAAGATGCGGCCTCGACAAAAGATACCGATCAATAA
- a CDS encoding cytochrome C oxidase subunit IV family protein, translated as MTDPNTHPPAHDQHLENDEELHASTGNGKYWAVFVALCVLTMCSFLTYFDWWDTSIPPHVSMAFMMAVSCGKALLVMLFFMHLLWEANWKWVLTIPAGMMAIFLACMLIPDIGMRTVKYSQSRWLHAPVPHVEADDAAAIDHAPAAH; from the coding sequence GTGACCGATCCCAATACCCATCCGCCGGCGCACGACCAGCATTTGGAAAACGACGAAGAACTGCACGCTTCGACCGGCAACGGCAAGTACTGGGCGGTCTTCGTGGCGTTGTGCGTTCTCACGATGTGCTCGTTTCTGACCTATTTCGATTGGTGGGACACCAGCATCCCGCCCCACGTGAGCATGGCCTTCATGATGGCCGTCTCGTGCGGTAAGGCCCTGCTCGTGATGCTGTTCTTCATGCATCTTCTGTGGGAAGCCAACTGGAAGTGGGTGCTGACAATACCAGCCGGCATGATGGCCATCTTTCTGGCCTGTATGCTGATTCCGGATATCGGCATGCGAACCGTAAAGTATTCGCAAAGCCGCTGGCTGCATGCCCCCGTGCCGCATGTTGAGGCCGACGATGCGGCCGCGATCGACCATGCCCCTGCCGCTCACTAA
- a CDS encoding ABC transporter ATP-binding protein, translated as MISPRAVSIENVSHFYGKRQALAEVTLSINPGEIFVFLGPNGGGKSTLFRLLSTLMPLAHGDISILGRAVRTHQHQVRQQIGVVFQMPSLDKKLTVLENIHQQAALYGITGSVLKERTTLLLEKLELEDRKSDIVEDLSGGLRRRVELAKGMLHSPKVLLLDEPSTGLDPAARQAMWRYLEFLRSDQGVTVILTSHLLEEAEKADRIAILDQGKLVALDTPDALKDQIGGDTITIRSRHPQALIQKLHDELGLHATEVSELVRLETEDGPATIRSIMHTASDLVDAITLAKPSLEDVFIGMTGRQFTEEVAE; from the coding sequence ATGATCTCCCCGCGTGCGGTATCTATCGAAAATGTTTCCCATTTCTATGGGAAGCGGCAAGCGCTGGCCGAGGTCACGTTGTCGATCAATCCTGGCGAAATTTTCGTCTTCCTAGGCCCCAACGGCGGTGGCAAGTCGACCTTGTTTCGACTGCTTTCCACGCTCATGCCGCTGGCCCATGGCGATATCAGTATCCTCGGCAGAGCCGTTCGCACGCACCAGCACCAGGTCCGGCAACAGATTGGGGTCGTCTTTCAGATGCCCAGTCTCGATAAAAAACTGACGGTGCTGGAAAACATCCACCAACAGGCCGCTTTGTACGGGATCACAGGTTCCGTGCTGAAAGAACGGACTACCTTGTTGTTGGAAAAGCTAGAACTGGAAGACCGCAAAAGCGACATCGTCGAAGATCTCTCCGGCGGACTGCGGCGACGTGTTGAACTCGCCAAGGGGATGCTGCATTCGCCGAAGGTCTTACTGCTGGACGAACCCAGCACGGGGCTCGATCCGGCGGCACGACAGGCCATGTGGCGCTATCTAGAGTTTCTAAGGTCTGACCAAGGCGTGACCGTCATACTGACGTCGCATCTTCTTGAAGAGGCCGAGAAAGCCGACCGAATTGCCATCCTCGATCAAGGCAAGCTCGTCGCACTCGATACGCCGGATGCGTTGAAGGACCAAATCGGTGGCGATACGATCACCATCCGTTCGCGCCACCCTCAAGCACTGATACAAAAGTTGCACGACGAGCTTGGTCTGCACGCGACCGAGGTCAGCGAACTGGTTCGTCTGGAAACCGAAGACGGCCCCGCAACGATCCGTTCGATCATGCACACGGCCAGCGATCTGGTCGACGCGATTACCTTGGCCAAGCCTTCGCTGGAAGATGTGTTTATCGGCATGACCGGCCGGCAGTTTACCGAGGAGGTGGCCGAGTGA
- a CDS encoding DUF420 domain-containing protein, translating into MDLVTVLPHVNASLNGLATLLLVVGFVLIKQGKVNAHKWTMLGCFGVSVVFLVCYLTYHGLMEGHSKTFPEYPANWIRYSYYVMLLTHVVLAAIVPFLAVITIYLGLKDRREAHRKIAKWTFPIWLYVSITGVLVYLCLYQFFPPQVAV; encoded by the coding sequence GTGGATTTGGTAACCGTCTTGCCCCATGTCAATGCGTCGCTTAACGGCCTGGCAACCCTGCTGCTGGTGGTTGGCTTCGTGCTGATCAAGCAGGGTAAAGTGAACGCGCACAAGTGGACCATGCTGGGTTGCTTCGGCGTCTCGGTGGTGTTCCTGGTGTGCTATTTAACGTATCACGGGTTGATGGAAGGGCACAGCAAAACCTTTCCGGAGTATCCGGCCAATTGGATTCGTTATAGCTATTACGTGATGCTGCTAACCCATGTGGTCTTGGCGGCGATCGTTCCCTTTTTGGCCGTCATTACCATTTACCTGGGCCTTAAGGATCGCCGTGAAGCACATCGCAAGATCGCGAAATGGACTTTTCCGATCTGGCTTTATGTTTCCATTACCGGCGTCTTAGTTTACCTTTGTTTGTATCAGTTCTTTCCTCCCCAAGTCGCAGTTTAG
- a CDS encoding ABC transporter permease produces the protein MTSESIASPKPLAAAWSLCRREIVRFLRQRNRIIGAIGQPIIFWLLFGTGLTGVFRTAGQGGGDESFTVYFFPGTLLLIVLFTAIFATISIIEDRNEGFLQSVLVSPIPRWSMVLGKVLGGTILAVGQAMLFLLLGYFVGIHMDIVQLVSIFGLLTVAGIGLTSLGFWLAWRMDSTQGFHAVMNLLLMPMWLLSGAFFPIPTNTSSLGQWILSWVMTLNPVTYALGAIRRILHAETAPSFLGGETGGQFWLPSVGLGVTITILFAVVMFALACRAAEKTRRGDWI, from the coding sequence GTGACTTCCGAATCGATCGCTAGCCCCAAACCACTGGCAGCTGCCTGGTCGCTGTGCCGCCGTGAGATTGTGCGGTTTTTGCGACAACGCAATCGCATCATCGGGGCAATTGGGCAGCCCATTATATTCTGGCTCCTCTTTGGAACCGGACTGACCGGTGTCTTTCGTACGGCAGGGCAGGGGGGCGGCGATGAGAGCTTTACCGTTTACTTCTTTCCTGGCACGCTGCTACTGATTGTGTTGTTCACGGCGATCTTCGCCACCATTTCCATCATCGAAGACCGCAACGAAGGCTTCCTGCAGTCGGTGCTTGTCTCGCCGATACCGCGTTGGTCGATGGTACTGGGGAAGGTGCTCGGCGGAACGATTCTCGCCGTCGGTCAGGCCATGCTCTTTCTGCTGCTGGGCTACTTCGTCGGTATTCACATGGACATCGTGCAGTTGGTCTCCATCTTTGGACTACTCACGGTCGCTGGAATCGGGCTGACGTCGTTGGGGTTCTGGCTGGCCTGGCGGATGGACTCGACGCAGGGGTTTCACGCAGTGATGAACTTGCTGTTGATGCCCATGTGGCTTTTGTCTGGGGCCTTTTTTCCTATTCCCACCAATACCTCGTCCCTGGGACAGTGGATTTTGAGTTGGGTTATGACGCTCAACCCGGTGACCTATGCCTTGGGAGCCATTCGCAGAATCTTGCATGCCGAAACCGCGCCAAGCTTTTTAGGTGGGGAAACGGGCGGTCAATTCTGGTTGCCTAGTGTCGGGCTGGGCGTAACGATTACCATACTATTTGCAGTCGTCATGTTCGCCTTGGCCTGTCGTGCGGCAGAGAAAACCAGGCGAGGAGATTGGATATGA
- a CDS encoding AAA family ATPase, whose amino-acid sequence MTSENDAAAAARLAEAYELLQREIGRVIVGQEEVIEQLLIALFAGGHCLLEGVPGLAKTLMVRSLASALHLQFNRIQFTPDLMPSDITGTEIIQENRTTGERAFRFIPGPIFSNVILADEINRTPPKTQAALLESMQEKQVTAGGSKHTLPKPFFVLATQNPIEQEGTYPLPEAQLDRFMFNVRIDYPSELEELEIVKRTTADIDTEISPLLSGEEIMQLSQVVRRVPVADPVAQYAIRLVRMTRRGNDIPSKMEPYIQWGAGPRASQFLVLGAKARAILQGREFATTDDVKAVALPVLRHRIRTSFNADAEGITTDHVVQQLLENIPTTVEDQQFVDAFRSSDAG is encoded by the coding sequence ATGACGAGCGAAAATGATGCCGCTGCCGCCGCCCGACTGGCCGAGGCGTATGAACTTCTGCAACGCGAAATTGGCCGCGTGATTGTCGGTCAGGAAGAAGTCATCGAACAACTGCTGATCGCCTTGTTCGCTGGCGGTCATTGCCTGTTGGAAGGGGTGCCGGGCCTGGCGAAAACGTTAATGGTCCGCTCGCTGGCCAGCGCGCTGCACCTTCAGTTCAATCGTATTCAGTTCACGCCAGATTTGATGCCGTCGGATATTACTGGTACGGAAATCATTCAAGAGAACCGCACGACCGGCGAGCGAGCGTTCCGCTTCATCCCGGGGCCGATCTTCAGTAACGTCATCTTGGCCGACGAAATCAACCGAACGCCCCCCAAAACGCAGGCCGCCTTATTAGAGTCGATGCAGGAGAAACAGGTCACTGCCGGCGGCTCGAAGCACACGCTGCCAAAGCCGTTCTTCGTACTGGCCACGCAAAACCCGATCGAGCAGGAAGGCACCTACCCGCTTCCCGAAGCGCAGCTCGACCGATTCATGTTCAACGTGCGGATCGACTATCCCTCTGAGTTGGAAGAGTTAGAGATCGTCAAGCGAACGACCGCCGACATCGACACCGAAATCTCGCCGCTCTTATCGGGCGAAGAAATCATGCAGCTGTCGCAAGTCGTGCGGCGCGTGCCGGTGGCCGATCCGGTGGCTCAGTATGCGATTCGTCTGGTACGTATGACGCGCCGCGGCAACGATATTCCGTCGAAGATGGAACCGTACATCCAGTGGGGTGCCGGCCCGCGGGCCAGTCAGTTCCTGGTGCTTGGTGCCAAGGCTCGGGCCATTTTACAAGGTCGTGAATTTGCAACGACCGACGACGTCAAAGCTGTCGCGTTGCCCGTTTTACGGCACCGCATTCGAACCAGTTTCAACGCCGACGCCGAAGGCATCACGACCGATCATGTCGTCCAGCAGCTTTTGGAAAATATTCCCACCACGGTAGAGGACCAGCAATTTGTCGACGCTTTTAGATCCTCAGACGCTGGCTAA
- a CDS encoding COX15/CtaA family protein, whose protein sequence is MTNPVQSESPWPHRLAMVLVCATFPLIWIGGLVTTTKSGMAVPDWPSTYGYNMFLYPWQTWVFGPYDLFLEHGHRLLASSVGMLCIAFLVLALWRKDKSLIVLGVIALVLVLSQGVLGGLRVVWDKTTIARVHGCVGPLFFGFLVYMECFTSKRLRAMSAIESTRSGSYLRLSIGFMVVAFLQIVLGSLIRHVPLTMTHGAFRAALLFHVITALLVVVSAIAICFTAWRDSQANRSIRFTSTFAVLLIVGQILLGIAAYTVKYGWPTFLPGGAYFGRFVVQWESAMQSMIVTGHVAVGSLILACSVLLVTYALRCYPIASSQANSSPAKLTGNPGKEVMA, encoded by the coding sequence ATGACGAACCCTGTGCAATCCGAGTCCCCTTGGCCGCATCGCCTGGCGATGGTGTTGGTCTGCGCGACCTTTCCGTTGATTTGGATCGGCGGGCTGGTTACCACCACTAAGAGCGGCATGGCGGTACCGGACTGGCCGTCGACCTATGGCTACAACATGTTTTTGTATCCGTGGCAAACGTGGGTGTTCGGGCCGTACGACCTTTTCCTAGAACATGGTCACCGACTGTTGGCCTCGTCGGTTGGCATGCTGTGTATTGCGTTTTTAGTGCTGGCCCTTTGGCGAAAAGATAAGTCGCTGATCGTTCTGGGCGTGATCGCGCTGGTCTTGGTACTTTCGCAAGGGGTGCTCGGTGGGCTGCGTGTGGTCTGGGATAAGACCACCATTGCTCGGGTGCATGGCTGCGTAGGCCCGCTGTTTTTCGGCTTCCTTGTCTATATGGAATGTTTCACGTCGAAACGACTTCGAGCGATGTCAGCGATCGAGTCGACTCGCAGCGGTAGCTACTTGCGGCTTTCGATCGGGTTTATGGTGGTCGCGTTTCTGCAGATCGTGCTGGGTTCGTTGATTCGGCATGTACCGCTGACGATGACCCACGGTGCGTTTCGCGCGGCACTTTTGTTTCATGTGATCACGGCCCTGCTGGTGGTCGTCAGTGCAATCGCAATATGCTTTACCGCCTGGCGAGACAGTCAGGCCAATCGAAGCATTCGTTTTACTTCGACGTTCGCCGTGCTGCTGATTGTCGGGCAAATCTTGCTGGGCATCGCAGCCTATACCGTGAAGTATGGCTGGCCGACTTTTCTGCCTGGCGGGGCCTACTTCGGCAGGTTCGTTGTGCAGTGGGAAAGTGCAATGCAGTCAATGATCGTGACGGGGCATGTCGCGGTTGGATCGTTAATTCTGGCCTGTAGCGTTCTGCTGGTCACCTATGCTCTGCGGTGTTATCCGATCGCTTCTTCGCAAGCGAATTCCTCCCCCGCCAAGCTGACCGGTAACCCGGGCAAAGAGGTGATGGCATGA
- the cyoE gene encoding heme o synthase, with product MSSGPVTLTDRKSRVKQQLSDYLELTKPKIAVLLLVCVAIAAYCASNGQPDVARLIHVIVGTALVAASSCVWNQCLEVHVDRRMNRTAQRPIPSGRLSRYTSALFGTLLGSVGISYLLATVGVVPALIGALTWILYVFIYTPMKQVTPWNTTVGAVAGALPILMGWLAMNPVLDLKAVAIFAILFFWQFPHFMAIAWLYREDYAQGGMKMWSVVDGSGTKAGIQAVSGAMALLLVSVVPGLGEAAMPNVLYMLLSLLGGVFMLVASWRFFTSRDNKTARQLLFASLIYLPCQLALLVILPSGG from the coding sequence ATGAGTAGTGGTCCTGTCACTTTGACCGATCGTAAGTCGCGCGTGAAACAACAGTTGAGCGACTATTTAGAGCTGACCAAGCCCAAGATCGCTGTGCTGCTGTTAGTGTGCGTGGCGATCGCTGCGTACTGCGCTAGCAACGGCCAGCCCGATGTGGCTCGTCTGATTCATGTGATCGTGGGAACTGCCCTAGTGGCGGCAAGTAGCTGCGTCTGGAACCAGTGCCTGGAAGTTCACGTCGATCGCCGTATGAACCGCACTGCTCAGCGACCGATCCCCAGCGGTCGTCTGTCACGCTATACGAGCGCGTTGTTTGGCACATTGTTAGGTTCCGTTGGTATTTCCTACTTGCTGGCGACGGTGGGTGTTGTTCCGGCACTCATTGGGGCGCTGACTTGGATTTTGTATGTGTTCATTTACACGCCCATGAAGCAGGTCACGCCGTGGAACACGACCGTCGGCGCCGTCGCCGGGGCGCTGCCAATTTTGATGGGCTGGCTGGCCATGAATCCAGTGTTGGACCTGAAGGCCGTGGCCATCTTTGCGATCTTGTTTTTCTGGCAGTTCCCGCACTTTATGGCCATCGCCTGGTTGTATCGAGAAGACTATGCCCAAGGAGGCATGAAGATGTGGTCCGTGGTCGACGGCAGCGGCACGAAGGCCGGCATTCAGGCCGTTTCCGGTGCTATGGCATTGCTGCTGGTCAGCGTGGTGCCGGGCCTTGGTGAGGCCGCGATGCCCAATGTGTTGTACATGCTGCTTTCCTTGCTCGGTGGTGTGTTCATGTTGGTCGCGTCGTGGCGTTTTTTCACTTCGCGAGACAACAAGACGGCCCGACAGTTGTTATTTGCCTCGTTGATCTATTTGCCCTGCCAACTGGCCTTGCTGGTCATTTTGCCCAGCGGCGGCTAA
- a CDS encoding cytochrome c oxidase subunit 3, with product MSDSHSEDHHGHIQLEYHPALPLSLGKLCLWLFLSTEIMFFAGLIGAYVVLRFGAPTGTWPTPHDVYLSEPMGAFNTFVLICSSLSIVLSLEAARKNQSGAAKKWLLTTFVLGCVFLGVKAYEYKEKFAHGIFPTKENRRLYDQPDVYYVSALKVRLENLKSGLTDEEKEEEVLDGMTRVQFIDTMLTGGVAHAARTATQTENPIQAHAILESLAYAVQHHEVSDYQITRLRTEKESLAGPLAKLEEDLATKDARKTEITEKLKPPAEGEEGPPEDQLRDMRVELGGLMQEVAKLDQDAKPMRERIAFLDLLLADDAHLLNHGIGHEMAWMELPFVLPSGNMWASTYFLLTGFHALHVIVGLIIFALVLFSTLDISKSHYLENAGLYWHFVDLVWIFLFPLLYLF from the coding sequence ATGTCCGATTCCCACAGTGAAGATCATCACGGTCACATTCAGCTGGAATACCATCCGGCGTTGCCGTTATCGCTTGGCAAGCTTTGTTTGTGGCTGTTTTTGTCGACAGAAATCATGTTCTTCGCCGGCCTGATCGGCGCTTATGTGGTGTTGAGATTCGGTGCCCCGACGGGTACCTGGCCGACTCCGCACGATGTTTATCTCAGCGAGCCGATGGGTGCTTTCAATACGTTCGTGCTGATCTGCAGCAGTTTGTCAATCGTGCTCAGCCTGGAAGCAGCTCGAAAGAACCAAAGCGGCGCGGCGAAGAAGTGGCTGCTGACCACGTTCGTGCTTGGCTGCGTCTTCTTGGGCGTCAAAGCTTACGAATACAAAGAGAAGTTCGCCCACGGGATTTTCCCGACCAAAGAGAACCGCCGACTCTACGATCAGCCTGATGTGTACTACGTGTCGGCCCTCAAAGTCCGGCTCGAGAACCTCAAGTCAGGCCTGACCGATGAAGAAAAGGAAGAAGAGGTTCTCGATGGTATGACCCGCGTCCAGTTCATCGATACGATGTTAACCGGCGGGGTGGCGCACGCAGCCCGAACGGCCACGCAAACCGAGAACCCGATCCAAGCTCACGCCATTCTCGAGTCGCTCGCCTATGCCGTGCAGCATCACGAAGTGTCCGACTACCAGATTACCCGGCTGCGAACAGAAAAAGAGTCGCTGGCAGGTCCCTTAGCAAAGCTTGAAGAAGACCTGGCGACCAAAGATGCCCGTAAGACCGAGATCACCGAAAAGCTTAAGCCGCCTGCGGAAGGGGAAGAGGGGCCACCAGAGGACCAACTGCGTGACATGCGCGTTGAACTGGGGGGCCTGATGCAAGAGGTTGCCAAGCTCGATCAAGACGCCAAGCCGATGCGCGAACGGATTGCTTTCCTTGATCTTCTGCTTGCCGACGATGCTCATCTGCTGAACCATGGTATAGGGCATGAAATGGCATGGATGGAGCTTCCCTTCGTCTTGCCCAGCGGCAACATGTGGGCCAGCACCTATTTCCTGCTAACTGGGTTTCACGCACTGCATGTGATTGTGGGGCTGATTATTTTTGCCCTGGTATTGTTCAGTACGCTGGATATTAGCAAGTCGCACTACCTGGAAAACGCAGGCCTGTATTGGCACTTTGTCGACTTGGTGTGGATTTTCCTCTTCCCGCTGCTGTACCTGTTTTAA